A genomic region of Scyliorhinus torazame isolate Kashiwa2021f unplaced genomic scaffold, sScyTor2.1 scaffold_1844, whole genome shotgun sequence contains the following coding sequences:
- the LOC140407717 gene encoding ATP-dependent RNA helicase DHX33-like — MSGHCWLSVYTEEWCRENFVNSRNMTMASHVRSQLREICAKFGVRLESSRSDTDNVRRCLACALFLNAAELQPDGTYATLDTRQHVAIHPSSVLFHCKPSYVLYNELLHTSKCYMRDLCVVDANWLYEAAPEYFDRKLKGVKS, encoded by the exons atgtctgggcactgctggttgtctgtgtacactgag GAATGGTGCAGAGAGAATTTTGTTAACAGCCGAAACATGACGATGGCATCACACGTTCGAAGTCAACTGCGTGAAATTTGTGCAAAG ttTGGGGTTCGTTTGGAGTCTTCTCGTTCAGACACTGACAATGTCCGACGCTGCCTGGCTTGCGCCTTGTTTCTTAATGCTGCAGAACTGCAGCCTGATGGGACCTACGCAACCCTGGACACTCGGCAACATGTGGCCATCCATCCTTCCTCAGTCCTCTTCCACTGCAAACCTTCCTACGTTTTATACAATGAGTTACTCCACACTTCCAAGTGCTACATGCGGGATTTGTGTGTGGTGGATGCCAATTGGCTGTATGAGGCAGCCCCCGAATACTTTGACAGAAAGTTGAAAGGAGTAAAAAGCTAA